Proteins from a genomic interval of Zingiber officinale cultivar Zhangliang chromosome 1B, Zo_v1.1, whole genome shotgun sequence:
- the LOC121977622 gene encoding deoxypodophyllotoxin synthase-like isoform X2: MASEAAPGQLPYKIDFSGIGLADRGSPAWTAVRTQVMHAMVTVGCFEAVYDRVSPHLRDSLLRMVSQELFPLPREVKIKNSSARVYGGYIGQIPGHAYESLAITFTCANDAASVDNFFSLLWPDGNPRFSETTLSFVTKLVELEEMVRGMVWEGLGVAKYQVEPSESTLYYMIRFAKYGEEKELEAEENGEEVKLAGYGAHRDTNAFSVVCQLNEVDALEVEIGDNEEEWVSAKPTSPASFFVLAGNAIRVIIHPSSLMRQAASATPTLSSAQMEIDQG; the protein is encoded by the exons ATGGCATCCGAAGCAGCACCGGGGCAGCTCCCTTATAAGATCGATTTCTCCGGGATTGGCCTGGCGGATCGAGGATCACCCGCCTGGACCGCCGTCCGGACCCAGGTGATGCACGCCATGGTCACCGTTGGCTGCTTTGAGGCCGTGTACGACCGCGTCTCTCCTCATCTCCGCGACTCCCTCCTCCGCATGGTCTCCCAGGAGCTGTTCCCGCTGCCTCGCGAGGTCAAAATCAAGAATAGCTCTGCCAGGGTCTACGGCGGTTACATAGGCCAGATCCCGGGGCACGCCTACGAGAGCCTGGCCATCACGTTCACGTGCGCCAACGACGCCGCCAGCGTCGACAACTTCTTCAGCCTACTCTGGCCCGATGGCAACCCTCGTTTCAG CGAGACGACCCTCTCATTCGTGACTAAGCTGGTGGAACTGGAGGAGATGGTGAGGGGGATGGTGTGGGAGGGCTTGGGAGTGGCGAAGTACCAAGTGGAGCCATCGGAGTCCACTTTGTATTATATGATTCGTTTCGCCAAGTACGGGGAGGAAAAGGAATTAGAGGCGGAGGAAAATGGGGAGGAGGTTAAGCTGGCGGGATATGGGGCTCACCGGGACACGAACGCGTTCTCGGTGGTGTGTCAGTTGAACGAGGTGGATGCATTGGAGGTGGAGATTGGAGACAACGAAGAGGAATGGGTCTCAGCGAAGCCTACCTCACCGGCTTCCTTTTTCGTCTTAGCTGGCAATGCCATCCgg GTCATAATTCACCCCTCTTCTTTAATGAGACAAGCAGCTTCCGCCACACCGACACTCTCCTCAGCGCAAATGGAGATTGATCAAGGATAG